A stretch of DNA from Limanda limanda chromosome 16, fLimLim1.1, whole genome shotgun sequence:
gaaaacacaaagtgttgtgcagatgaagctggtgcatgttgcctcatgttgataataataaattatccaagttatttgagctatgtgtctgtctaatctttttactttgttgcaatcattttactttaatgctgtattataggcaacatctttgtgtcgggctgagcgcttaagcatgtgaaatgtattttaaataggatttctgctccctgctggcactcaaaatgcagcccatggtatatctcactggtctatataggcctactgcttatgatagtcagctacctctatttttgtgacggtgacatgacgtcatacaaaattgccccaccagaaatttcaggctaaaaccCCCCATACAACAATGCTGCATTCACTGATGATGACTGGAAAGCAATTCAGAGGGCAGGGAGAAGTGACAAGCGCAATGACCCAAACAAAGTCGGGAGGTTTGGAATCGGCTTCAACTCTGTCTACCACATAACAGGTAAAAACATGTGCACTTACCACCCATGTGCCTAATAGTCAAAGTATTAGTATTAGAGAACCTAAGTTGTGGATTAACAGCAAAATAtctatcttattttatttacagatgTGCCGAGTATATTCAGCTCAGCACACCTAGGCTTGTTGGACCCCCAAGAAAAAATATTTGGGGAAAGAAATGGAGGTTATCTGTGGTCTTTGGATGAACCAGAACACCAAGAAGCTCTGACGTTCATGCACGATCAGTTCCAACCCTTTAGAGATATAGTATCACTTGTGAGCAAACAAGAGTGGTCAAAAGTCATCAAGGAGGATCAGTACTTTGACGGCACAATTTTCAGATTCCCTTTGCGCAACGAGACATCAGAAATCTCAGATAATCTGTATGACTCTGACAAGGTGGTTGAGCTTTTCGACAGCTTCATTGCAGATGCGGACCAGAGCCTCCTGTTCCTCAAAAATGTGACTTCTGTGTCACTGATACATATCGACGAACAAGGCACTGTGACCACCAGACTTAAGGTGATATCCTCAGTGAACAAGGATGTCGTTTTGAAGTCAGAAGACGAGTCAGTCATTGAGAGTTTAACAAGGCTCAAACTGATCACCCTCCACGCAGACgcccacagagaaacaaagtggCTTGTGACAACATGTACCATGAAGGAAGGCATTGTAGAAAATCTAGATGCACTCGCAGAAAAGTTAAGAAATTTTTGCCTCAAGTTGACTTGGCATTCCCTTGTGGAGAGCGAACAGACAGCAGCCAAGGTCGACTGAGCTGCTTCCTTCCCCTCCCAAACAATGAGTCCAACAAAACAGGACTCCCAGTTAATGTCAACGCATGCTTTGGTCTCACAGACAACAGAAGACACATCAAGTGGCAAGAGGAAGACCAGAGACATGATGAACATGCCATGTGGAATGAACTGCTGATGAAGGAGGTGCTCCCTCATGCATACCTCACGATCATTCAAGATGCTATCAAACTTGCCCAGCAGTCTGTTCTGCCTGTCTGTTCTGTGTATGATTTGTGGCCAGATATCACCAAGATACAGCACAAAGAAAAATGGTTTGCTGTTGGTCTGGATGTTCTCAGTCACTTGTTCTCACAGGATGTGGCTCTCCTTTCTCTCGCAAAAGATGAACGAAAATTCATCACTCTATCAGAAGCTGTGTTCCCCTGTAATGCTCCAACAAGCTCTGAAATACTGACCGccattaaaaacactttggttTCCTGTGGAGAAAATCTTGTCACATTACCGGGACCTGTTGCAAGAGCCATACGTGAGGCCTGTCAGCAGCCTGACATATGTAACGCCAGCTTTCTTGAGGGACATTCTCCGCAAACCTGGTGCGCGTAACATCCCTAAAGACGACAAACTATGTCTTTTGGAGTTCATATTGAGTGATGGAGAATACAGAGAACTTGAGGGTCTTCAGCTGCTACCACTCAATGATGGCTCTTTCAGATCTTTCACGGACAATGAGGAGGACACGGCTTTAATCGACAGCGATGAATTTCCCaggtaaaatatgtttataatatataataatataaataataaatattattcatataaataaaataaaatgaagaccATGAGACAAACACCTACAATCTTGATAGAGGAAGATGGAATTGCAAAAATGTGGGTTTGGGCCTCAAAATCACAATGTATTATTCTACCATTTATTATTCTAAATGGTAGTTTGAGTAGATCAAGATGGATAATAACCCTGAGATTTGCAGACCCTCACACAAAGTCGAAAGAAAATCAACCAAAACATGGCTTGAAAATCAACCTTAGCCAAACCCTGGATTTGTAGAATCATTACACCCCTTGACCATATGTAGGTAGGGTATGTCCGGTCGTATACATTGGGCTTGTCAGAGCTTTTTTGTAGAAAATAACTGCAAGCAAGTGTGGTGGTCCTGTGGCCCACACCCAAACTCAAATGCTTTGATTTTTAAAGATGTGATTTTTTCCTGTAACATAGAAAACACCAGAGATATGGCTCATGGTTTTTTTTAAGCATAGCCTGaaccagggttcatacacattttgaccaatggatttccatgacttttcaataattttaaaccaaatttccatgaccgaacattttgtgaaatctctgtgtatacagtataccttaaatgacacaaacccaaaccCTGCCTATATTTTGAACGTATtactttaaaagcatatgaattatttaaaactcagcataaatgcactagggatgggcattcgatcgccgggagaattaacgatcgattttctattaatcattaatatttttatattaaaattcactatttataggctatattaaaatgcagagaaaatagaaaaaaaacatcgtgtttcctcattgaggtctttattacaagatgaacaccTCTTGTGGCAGTGTAACGGGATCAGTTCAATgattacacttgaaaatatgcgcttcTGTACTCTTAAACCCCaatgagagcagcagctagccgctgagagctagctcgatctgaaggttctcgacctctcagtccggttgttgtcacgccctcactcccgAAACCTTCactgacttttccaggttttccatgaccgtggGAACCCTGCTGAACCCTAACCCCAAGCCTTGGCCCTTTATACAAGTTATAATGTActgtatttacagtttgatCCCTAATATTATAAATTGGCACTTGTTCCCCGAACCCAGTGAATCTTGCTGACTCTTTCTTGCTTCAGTATTTTATTTGATAATGCATATGGTCTTAATGCAGATCCTTGCTGCCATGCTGCAAACACCTCTTCATCCCTGATGATCTCAGTCCAGCTTGCATTACCCACCTGAATGAACTGGCCAAGAAAGGTATGGATGTGATTTTATAGAAAACAGTGATTTAAAAGTGAATTGTGTTTGTAATTTGCATGTTGTTTCACTACATcaacatatatttatacatatattgttCCAAAAATCTGTGTTTCAGTTATCTACAAAGTCATCAACATTGACGCAGACCAAGTGGCTGACTACACAAGGAGGTTTTTGCCACCAGACTGGAAGCAGACCAGGACGGGGCTCGTTACCTGGAACATCGGCTGCAGTCAACATCCACCTTTAGAATGGCTCCAAGAATTCTGGAAATTTCTCAACACTCACTTCAAAGAGTTAAGTCAATTCACTGGAATACCATTAATACCTATCAGCCCCCTGTCTGTCAGTCAGGCTGTGTCACTAGCACAACTACAACAGAGCACAACCCTCATCTTCCAGAAAAGCAAAAACATTAGCTTGCCAGATGAAATAGCTCAGTTGTTGAGCAAAGCCGGTGGCACAGTGGTCAGAGGAAACGAATGGCTCCAGCACGTAGACTTAGACTCTTACGTGCTCTGCCCATCTCCGAGGAGCGTCATGAAAGTCTTGGTGAATTTAGACCCTCAGAATCTCATTGGAGAACTCATGACGGCCTCTCACACAGCACGAGAAGAGCTGAAAGATTATCTCTCTCGTCTGGATTCTCTCTCAAGGAGTGAGAATGATTTACTCTCAAAGTTGCCTCTCTTTCAAACCATGAGAGGAGTGTGTTCGGCAGCTCAATCAAAGAAGGCCGTTCTTATGACATCTGGTCTAACAGTACCAACAGAGCTCCCAATGCCTGATTCAGTTGTGCAGTGTGCTACTGAGGCTGATCGCAGATTGTTGCAGCTGCTCAAAATTAGTCTCTTGAACACAGCCGAAGCAGTCCTTCTCCTTGTTGCCTGTATTGAGACGAAATCTTGCAGcaaagaagacacagacaaaatcATGACTTGGATTTTACAGAATGGTAATATCCTTTTCTCTCAGAATGAGACCTTGAGACAAAGATGCATGGACTTGAGCTTCATTGAGGTGAACGGAGAATGGAAAAAGGCCTCAAACTTTTTGGATCCAAGAATTAAATCTTTCTCAGTCATTTTTGACTCAAATCTATTCCCCCCACATCTGTACACTGACACATCACAAATGCTTGAAAGCCTAACAGATCTTGGATTGCTTAATAAAAAAGCAGATGTATCACCTCAGCACTTGTTGAATGCCGCCACACGGATTGACAAAATGCGTGTTTCCTCTCCAACTGAGGCTGAGAAAAGAGCTCAGGTTCTCTTAAAATTGTTGGATGGCAATAAACTGCTGTCAAAGTTTTCAGATAAGGAGTTTCAAAGCTTTAAAATGCTCAAATGGATCCCATGTAATCAACCTGGTTATGACAAATCTCAGAAAATTGGTTTCTTCTGCCCAAATGAAGTAAGACATTCTGATTTCAAGGACATTGTTGGAAATGTAATGCCTCTACTGGGAAATGTCACTGACAGAGTAAGCAACAGACTTGGTCTCAAATGCCGACCCCCACCAGAAAAAGTGATGGACAATTTATCGGTCCTGCTATCAAAGGTCCAGAAAATGGTTGATCCTGACAGAGATATGGATTTCAAAACGGAGCTGCATAGCATTTACAAACACATGCAAGATGACATCTCTGAATTTGCGACAATGATAAACGGGGACACACGCTGGCTGTGGAGCCACAACCAGTTTGTTTCACCAAAGGATCTGGTTCTTGACTACCCACCTAATCTAGATCTGAGCTCTTACATTGGAAAGGTGCCAGATGAATTCCTCTCATACAAGAAGTTGCTCAAGGAATCAGGCCTGAGAACGCTAATTTCAGATGAAGAAATCATTGGCATTCTGCATTCTATCCAGCAAAATATTAAAGGAAGGCAACAACCATGTGCAAGTTCCTCTGAGGTAGAAGTGTCAATAGAAATTCTTAACTGGCtttggagagagaagaaggatgTTAAGGATGACATCCCAGTGCCAGTCATGTTAGAGGGTGAACAATACACGCTGAAACCAGGGTCAACAGCAGTCTTCTGTGATGTCAGCAAAAATGGGTTGAAAGATTTTAAGTGCAGCGAGGAGGAAATTCAAGTTGTACATGAGGAAATCACAAAAGCAACAGCTGAATGGTTGAACATTCAATTTCTCAGTACCTTTATCCTCAATCCAGAGTTGTTGGGAATAGAGCAGTGTGGGCAATCTGAGCCAATAACAACAAGGATTAAAAACTTTCTTAAAGAATACGATGAAGAAAGTGATGTATTCAAAGAGCTAATCCAGAATGCAGAAGATGCTGGAGCAGAGGTCTGCAAATTCCTGGTGGACTTCCGAGTGCACAAAGATCCCCCTGAAAGTCTCATTGACCCTGACATGGCTCTTTGTCAAGGACCCTGTCttggggcatttaataatgagcAGTTCACAGCTGAGGACTGGAAAAATATTGTCCGAGTT
This window harbors:
- the LOC133021501 gene encoding sacsin-like, with amino-acid sequence MKVLVNLDPQNLIGELMTASHTAREELKDYLSRLDSLSRSENDLLSKLPLFQTMRGVCSAAQSKKAVLMTSGLTVPTELPMPDSVVQCATEADRRLLQLLKISLLNTAEAVLLLVACIETKSCSKEDTDKIMTWILQNGNILFSQNETLRQRCMDLSFIEVNGEWKKASNFLDPRIKSFSVIFDSNLFPPHLYTDTSQMLESLTDLGLLNKKADVSPQHLLNAATRIDKMRVSSPTEAEKRAQVLLKLLDGNKLLSKFSDKEFQSFKMLKWIPCNQPGYDKSQKIGFFCPNEVRHSDFKDIVGNVMPLLGNVTDRVSNRLGLKCRPPPEKVMDNLSVLLSKVQKMVDPDRDMDFKTELHSIYKHMQDDISEFATMINGDTRWLWSHNQFVSPKDLVLDYPPNLDLSSYIGKVPDEFLSYKKLLKESGLRTLISDEEIIGILHSIQQNIKGRQQPCASSSEVEVSIEILNWLWREKKDVKDDIPVPVMLEGEQYTLKPGSTAVFCDVSKNGLKDFKCSEEEIQVVHEEITKATAEWLNIQFLSTFILNPELLGIEQCGQSEPITTRIKNFLKEYDEESDVFKELIQNAEDAGAEVCKFLVDFRVHKDPPESLIDPDMALCQGPCLGAFNNEQFTAEDWKNIVRVGAASKETQVEKIGKFGLGFNTVYHVTDVPSILSGNSLLILDPNVTHLKKHIKHKTNPGIKLDLSNQQLFRWFPGQFGPYEHIFDCNISRQSPPEPYSGTLIKLPFRTEEEALQSEISTTVYHKHNILTFQQHLTKNSQTHLLFLKKVDALTLQTISSNASTPPRDDEIEAVLTVSKTVVSAVRIPDESFVSKQDLAEKSLLKLDGKCKEVIDSATVSVVQITSQQSGVTEVQSWLLYNCFGTDKSLKMALEKNKEAKFSLPIGGVAVPLNNNPKSGKLASSQTDLVGQAFCFLPLSIHTGLPVNVNGTFAVTSNRKGLWESGVKNDWNKALPRIL